Proteins from a single region of Chryseobacterium scophthalmum:
- a CDS encoding PP2C family serine/threonine-protein phosphatase, with amino-acid sequence MENTIRQILKNHDIHDRKILDKVVSKLLTQTEIQTHVQLIIEAQNKIMQEAMIYKEREEFADAFFPITNAHSKKKYEFIFPMEQFPNIRIKDISGLELAGLSFEENKIKGIPFESDTYDLKIEFFHIQDEQNSEFKKAQLFVNADPKDLWKNIPSDKDAPFHNADEAMFKGSFSDKKIVVASQRGRSHAHEGKFRDDDFAVNELPNSWNIISVSDGAGSAQLARYGSELATQSINDYFKNTEVLTKLDIHLNEIFNLENENSEAKQNVIKILYQGVSDTFKTLKDKAEEHFVTLKDLHSTLIFALVKKFDFGYIILSFGVGDCPINLINEDVSDVKLLNTMDVGEFGGGTRFITMNEIFDDTISSRFKITHAKDFSKLVLMTDGIYDPKFITENKLEDIESWKVFFEDLNGKNEDEAKVDFQNDEGIDEQLLSWMGFWSKGNHDDRTLAVIY; translated from the coding sequence ATGGAAAATACAATCAGGCAGATTTTGAAAAATCACGATATCCATGATCGTAAAATATTGGATAAAGTAGTTTCAAAGCTGTTGACTCAAACGGAAATTCAAACTCATGTACAGCTGATTATAGAAGCTCAGAACAAAATTATGCAGGAAGCAATGATTTATAAAGAAAGAGAAGAATTTGCCGACGCATTTTTTCCGATTACCAACGCACATTCCAAGAAGAAATATGAATTTATTTTTCCGATGGAGCAGTTTCCGAATATCAGAATTAAAGATATTTCCGGTCTGGAATTGGCGGGTTTAAGCTTTGAAGAAAACAAGATTAAAGGAATACCTTTTGAAAGCGATACTTACGATTTGAAGATCGAGTTTTTCCATATTCAAGACGAACAAAATTCTGAATTTAAAAAAGCACAGCTTTTTGTGAATGCAGATCCAAAAGATTTGTGGAAAAACATTCCTTCCGATAAAGATGCGCCTTTTCACAATGCAGATGAAGCAATGTTTAAAGGCAGTTTTTCAGATAAAAAAATTGTGGTGGCTTCGCAAAGAGGTCGTTCTCATGCACATGAAGGAAAATTCAGAGATGATGATTTTGCGGTAAATGAATTACCCAATTCCTGGAATATTATTTCGGTTTCCGATGGAGCTGGTTCGGCGCAATTGGCGAGATATGGCTCTGAATTGGCAACGCAATCAATCAACGATTATTTTAAAAATACAGAAGTTTTAACCAAGCTTGATATTCATCTCAATGAAATTTTCAATTTAGAAAATGAGAATTCAGAAGCGAAACAAAATGTTATAAAAATTCTTTACCAAGGAGTTTCTGATACTTTTAAAACATTAAAAGATAAAGCAGAAGAACATTTTGTCACGTTGAAAGATTTACATTCTACTTTGATTTTTGCTTTGGTTAAAAAGTTTGATTTTGGATATATTATTTTAAGTTTTGGAGTGGGTGATTGTCCAATTAATTTGATTAATGAAGATGTTTCTGATGTTAAATTGCTGAACACAATGGACGTTGGCGAATTTGGAGGTGGAACCCGTTTTATTACAATGAATGAAATTTTTGATGATACTATTTCTTCACGTTTCAAAATTACGCATGCCAAAGACTTTTCTAAATTGGTTTTAATGACGGATGGAATTTACGACCCGAAATTTATCACCGAAAATAAACTGGAAGACATCGAAAGCTGGAAAGTTTTTTTTGAAGATTTAAATGGAAAAAATGAAGATGAAGCGAAAGTAGATTTTCAAAACGATGAAGGTATTGATGAACAATTACTTTCATGGATGGGTTTCTGGAGCAAAGGAAATCATGATGACAGAACTTTGGCGGTGATTTATTAA